From Deinococcus wulumuqiensis R12, one genomic window encodes:
- a CDS encoding 3-oxoacid CoA-transferase has protein sequence MKAVPVITVQEAAQKVHSGQTLLVGGFGMTGNPVHLVHALAETDVRDLTYVANNVGEAGLSGGRLLRNGQLKKAIGSYFTSNREAVQAYQEGKLDVQLIPQGTLAEALRAGGAGLGGFYTPTAAGTVIAGDAEARVLGGQLMVFVPALRGDVAFVRAWRADRAGNLQYRLTEQNFNRAMATAADLVIAEVEEIVEVGDIAPEHVHTPGLFVDYLVQATLTPEDLGSSADVKASAKKVDDARLNIARRALQELRPGDVVNLGIGIPTLVADLITPEMNINLHTENGMLGVGPAPEGGGAMEYPVNAGKIPVTALPGASYFDSADSFGMIRGRHVDVAVMGGLQVDEAGNLANWAVPGKPLLGVGGAMDLASGAGRLIVTMNHTDPDGTPKIVRECTLPLTARGVVDMVMTEQAVFEFVDGRLTLTELMPGSTLEDVRASTGASFAERL, from the coding sequence GTGAAGGCCGTTCCCGTCATCACCGTGCAGGAAGCCGCGCAGAAGGTTCACAGCGGCCAGACCCTCTTGGTCGGCGGCTTCGGCATGACCGGGAACCCGGTTCACCTCGTTCACGCCCTCGCTGAAACGGACGTGCGGGACCTCACCTACGTCGCCAACAACGTGGGCGAAGCGGGGCTGAGCGGCGGGCGGCTGCTCAGAAACGGACAGCTCAAAAAGGCCATCGGCTCCTATTTCACCTCCAACCGCGAAGCGGTACAGGCTTACCAGGAGGGCAAGCTCGACGTGCAGCTCATTCCCCAGGGCACGCTGGCCGAGGCGCTGCGGGCCGGGGGCGCGGGACTGGGCGGCTTTTACACGCCCACCGCTGCGGGCACCGTGATCGCCGGAGACGCCGAAGCCCGCGTGCTGGGCGGCCAGCTCATGGTGTTCGTGCCTGCGCTGCGCGGCGACGTGGCGTTCGTCCGGGCGTGGCGGGCGGACCGGGCAGGCAACCTTCAGTACCGCCTGACCGAGCAGAACTTCAACCGGGCGATGGCGACGGCGGCCGACCTCGTGATTGCCGAAGTCGAAGAAATCGTGGAAGTGGGCGACATCGCGCCCGAACACGTTCACACCCCGGGGCTGTTCGTGGATTATCTGGTGCAGGCGACCCTGACCCCCGAGGACCTGGGCAGCAGCGCCGACGTGAAGGCCAGCGCCAAAAAGGTGGACGACGCCCGCCTGAACATCGCTCGCCGCGCCTTGCAGGAACTGCGCCCCGGCGACGTGGTCAATCTCGGCATCGGCATTCCCACGCTGGTGGCCGACCTGATCACGCCCGAGATGAACATCAACCTGCACACCGAAAACGGCATGCTCGGCGTCGGCCCGGCCCCCGAAGGTGGCGGCGCGATGGAGTACCCGGTCAACGCAGGCAAGATTCCGGTGACCGCCCTGCCGGGGGCGAGTTATTTCGACTCCGCCGATTCTTTCGGGATGATTCGCGGGCGGCATGTGGACGTGGCCGTGATGGGCGGCTTGCAGGTGGACGAGGCGGGCAACCTGGCGAACTGGGCGGTGCCGGGCAAACCGCTGCTGGGGGTGGGCGGCGCGATGGACCTGGCGAGCGGGGCGGGGCGCCTGATCGTGACGATGAACCACACCGACCCCGACGGCACGCCGAAAATCGTCCGGGAATGCACGTTGCCGCTGACGGCGCGGGGCGTGGTGGATATGGTCATGACCGAGCAGGCGGTGTTCGAGTTCGTGGACGGGCGGCTGACCCTCACCGAACTGATGCCCGGCAGCACCCTGGAAGACGTGCGGGCAAGTACGGGAGCCAGCTTTGCCGAGCGCCTCTGA
- a CDS encoding mannose-1-phosphate guanylyltransferase, whose protein sequence is MSNFIPVILAGGSGERFWPLSRRHRPKQFLTLDESGRSLLQATSDRLARLSGGGDRVVVVTGNDYRSQVLEQLPEMPIENLLVEPMARDTAAAILYAALWVARDNPQAVMGVFPADHRITDAVAFERVIGRAIEVAQASERLVTVGITPTFPSTGYGYIQQGEVLHPGELPAFSVTRFTEKPDAATAQAFLNTGRYTWNGGMFIWCVRSILDAFEQHQPQLYAQLRQAMSVEASSARRACIGEIFPQLEKISIDYAILEKSDRVVVIPAEFGWDDLGDWNALERLLKGEVDNVAVGRHVGLDTGGAILYTTNGDDLIATSGLDDVVVVRAEDVTLVVRKDRTQDIKKVVQQLKAHPELERFA, encoded by the coding sequence GTGAGTAACTTCATTCCAGTCATTCTGGCAGGGGGGAGCGGTGAACGCTTCTGGCCACTGTCACGTCGGCACCGGCCTAAACAGTTTCTGACCCTGGATGAGTCGGGGCGTAGTCTGTTACAGGCCACCAGTGACCGCCTCGCAAGGCTCAGTGGAGGCGGAGACCGGGTGGTCGTTGTGACTGGCAACGATTACCGCTCTCAGGTGCTGGAGCAGTTGCCCGAGATGCCGATCGAGAACCTGCTGGTCGAGCCCATGGCGCGGGATACTGCCGCCGCTATCCTGTATGCCGCGCTCTGGGTTGCCCGCGACAATCCCCAGGCTGTAATGGGGGTTTTTCCGGCAGACCACCGGATCACAGACGCTGTGGCCTTCGAGCGTGTGATCGGGCGGGCGATCGAGGTGGCGCAGGCATCTGAACGACTGGTGACGGTGGGCATCACTCCCACTTTTCCATCTACCGGCTACGGCTATATTCAGCAGGGTGAAGTCTTGCACCCGGGTGAGTTGCCCGCGTTCTCTGTCACGCGCTTTACTGAAAAGCCGGATGCAGCGACTGCGCAGGCATTTTTGAACACTGGGCGCTACACCTGGAACGGCGGCATGTTCATCTGGTGCGTGCGGAGCATCCTGGACGCGTTCGAGCAGCACCAGCCGCAGCTTTATGCACAGTTGCGTCAGGCCATGTCGGTCGAGGCCAGCTCTGCGCGGCGTGCGTGCATTGGTGAGATTTTTCCCCAGCTGGAAAAAATCAGTATCGACTATGCCATTCTGGAAAAGTCCGACCGGGTGGTCGTCATTCCTGCCGAGTTCGGCTGGGACGATCTGGGTGACTGGAACGCCCTGGAAAGGTTGCTCAAGGGGGAGGTAGACAATGTGGCTGTGGGCCGCCATGTCGGACTCGATACCGGCGGTGCCATCCTGTACACCACCAACGGCGATGACCTGATCGCCACCAGCGGCCTCGACGATGTGGTGGTGGTGCGGGCCGAGGATGTGACGCTGGTGGTGCGCAAGGACCGCACCCAGGACATCAAGAAAGTCGTTCAGCAACTCAAAGCCCACCCCGAACTGGAGCGTTTCGCGTGA
- a CDS encoding class I mannose-6-phosphate isomerase, which produces MLGKTEAWHILDAAPGARLIAGIVPGTPAEDLRRDILAGQVINRAVYREVSAGDSLMIPAGTVHALGPGILLYEVQQSSGLTYRIYDWDRPASAGRALHPSQSAEVSRPVTAEPQPLSPAPGVQELLRCAYFVLERLASDHTPLERDTAAQSFHALTVIRGKATLHVHGASWTLKPYESVLLPAGLGCYTLNGDFEALSSRLP; this is translated from the coding sequence ATGCTCGGCAAAACCGAGGCGTGGCACATCCTTGACGCCGCGCCCGGCGCCCGCCTGATTGCCGGCATTGTGCCAGGCACCCCAGCCGAGGACCTGCGCCGCGACATCCTGGCAGGGCAGGTGATCAACCGCGCTGTGTACCGGGAGGTCAGCGCCGGCGACTCGCTGATGATTCCGGCAGGTACCGTGCACGCCCTGGGGCCGGGCATCTTGCTCTATGAGGTGCAGCAGAGCAGCGGCCTCACCTACCGTATCTACGACTGGGACCGCCCGGCCTCTGCGGGCCGCGCCTTGCACCCGTCGCAGAGCGCCGAGGTGTCACGGCCCGTGACCGCCGAGCCGCAGCCCCTCTCGCCTGCACCCGGTGTGCAGGAACTGCTGCGCTGCGCCTACTTCGTGCTGGAACGCTTGGCCTCGGACCACACGCCGCTGGAGCGTGACACCGCCGCCCAAAGCTTCCATGCCCTGACCGTCATTCGTGGCAAGGCCACGCTCCACGTGCATGGCGCTTCCTGGACACTGAAACCTTACGAATCGGTCCTGCTGCCTGCCGGACTGGGCTGCTACACCCTGAACGGCGACTTTGAGGCGCTCAGCAGCCGCCTGCCTTAA
- a CDS encoding transposase yields the protein MTKKKNSLPDVQEFYRALEAELTPTKWRTFEGTLSMFLEGGSRKQLRQVKTCSPSTVSRLLNTMNTQPLEKARLRFQVKALRAAYDRLRGQKPWLVIRVDLTSIEKTGKSLPYTRTYNGVFGLHLVVIHVSIGKLSFPMGHAIYDPAQEETPIQLALKLIRRFHPYLWGDLPQFLVMDSGFYSADALDLLRWWGFEHISIGGRSNLLLADGRQLKEAGRGECVELAGLPGVPLYVSWVDLPRNDKMKRFYVLDTQPGTARTLTRRHKRRWLIESFFKSAKHDFGLKETRLRTETGIDNWIFLVWLSISLALYQQFRAGMTGGQRPAWCLTLREAGEEVRLVLMPHVVRRTLLAALYRLDAAEMALLSAKTGQAA from the coding sequence GTGACCAAAAAGAAAAACTCGCTCCCAGACGTACAGGAATTCTACCGCGCCCTGGAGGCCGAATTGACCCCGACGAAATGGCGCACGTTCGAGGGCACCTTGAGCATGTTTCTCGAAGGGGGAAGTCGCAAGCAACTCCGTCAGGTCAAGACCTGCTCACCCAGCACTGTCAGCCGACTGCTCAATACAATGAACACCCAACCACTGGAAAAAGCGCGTCTGCGCTTCCAAGTGAAGGCTCTCCGTGCTGCTTATGACCGTCTGCGTGGTCAAAAACCCTGGTTGGTGATTCGGGTGGACCTGACCAGCATCGAGAAAACGGGAAAGAGCCTCCCGTACACGCGAACCTACAACGGTGTGTTCGGTCTCCATCTCGTCGTCATCCACGTCAGCATCGGAAAGCTCAGCTTTCCGATGGGCCACGCCATCTATGACCCAGCACAGGAAGAAACACCGATCCAGTTGGCCCTGAAGCTCATCCGGCGCTTTCACCCCTATCTCTGGGGAGATCTCCCTCAGTTCCTGGTGATGGATTCGGGCTTCTACAGCGCAGATGCACTGGATTTGCTGCGTTGGTGGGGGTTTGAGCACATCAGTATCGGTGGCCGGTCTAACCTCCTCTTGGCTGATGGTCGTCAACTCAAGGAGGCAGGGCGCGGCGAATGTGTTGAACTGGCCGGTTTACCGGGGGTGCCCCTCTATGTGTCCTGGGTGGACTTGCCGCGCAACGACAAGATGAAGCGTTTCTACGTGCTTGACACGCAACCGGGAACGGCGCGAACACTGACCAGACGCCACAAAAGACGGTGGCTCATCGAGTCTTTCTTCAAATCGGCCAAGCATGACTTTGGACTAAAGGAAACCCGTCTCCGAACGGAGACGGGCATCGACAATTGGATCTTTCTCGTGTGGCTTAGCATTTCTCTGGCCCTCTACCAGCAATTCAGGGCAGGGATGACAGGGGGGCAGCGCCCAGCCTGGTGCCTGACCCTGAGGGAAGCAGGGGAGGAAGTCCGCCTCGTCCTCATGCCGCACGTCGTCCGCCGCACGCTCCTTGCGGCCCTTTACCGCCTGGATGCTGCTGAAATGGCGTTGCTGTCAGCAAAAACTGGGCAGGCTGCATAA
- a CDS encoding nucleoside-diphosphate sugar epimerase/dehydratase gives MGLRSSSSPGLGVSVDRSTRALRLSELPQSLSLVLGDLLSAALALQLTSLFLGATGRPALNWSDSLIWVGFWILWRAYQGLYPGYGRSPQTELRLHTVGTVQLLGAQLAAAFAVHQLAPSALGLVLQWGLILVLALLIRYGLRSLLIRGGQYGRSISVIGAGQTAALTIAHLRSKPAYRLNPVVAYDDNPALHGTLLEGVPIVGTLDDALNAPRTA, from the coding sequence ATGGGCCTGCGCTCGTCCTCTTCGCCCGGTCTGGGAGTCTCCGTTGACCGCAGTACCCGTGCCCTGCGCCTGTCCGAACTGCCACAGTCGCTGTCGCTGGTGCTGGGTGACTTGCTGAGTGCCGCCCTGGCGTTGCAGCTCACTTCGCTCTTTCTGGGGGCCACCGGCAGACCGGCCCTGAACTGGAGCGACAGCCTGATCTGGGTGGGTTTCTGGATTCTGTGGCGGGCCTACCAGGGACTCTACCCCGGCTACGGCCGTTCGCCCCAGACCGAGCTGCGACTGCATACGGTCGGAACCGTGCAGCTGCTGGGCGCTCAGTTGGCGGCGGCTTTTGCGGTGCACCAGCTGGCGCCCAGTGCGCTTGGTCTGGTGCTCCAGTGGGGTTTGATTCTGGTCCTCGCGCTGCTGATCCGCTATGGCCTGCGCTCCCTGCTGATCCGGGGTGGGCAGTACGGGCGCTCTATCAGTGTCATCGGGGCTGGGCAAACTGCCGCCTTGACCATCGCCCACCTCAGGAGCAAGCCGGCGTATAGGCTTAATCCGGTGGTCGCCTACGACGATAACCCCGCGCTGCATGGAACCCTGCTCGAAGGTGTGCCTATCGTCGGCACTCTGGACGACGCCCTGAACGCGCCGCGCACTGCCTAG
- a CDS encoding glucose-1-phosphate thymidylyltransferase, with product MKALIPAAGLGTRLRPLTFTRPKPVLRVAGQPIIRHAIRTLAAAGITEIGIVVSDITRDEIQHAVREMQDVQLTLINQHEQLGLGHAVLTAREWVGQDDFCVYLGDNLFEFGARPFVESFRHKRPAALIALVEVPDPTAFGVAELEGEVITRLVEKPKDPPSNLAVAGLYCFTPQIFEVLDGMPPSARGEYEITDGIQGLIDRGGTVLGQRVKGWWKDTGRPADLLDANRLLLEQIETDIQGDTEGSRITGRVIVPASSRVVRSKIVGPVILGEDVLIEDAYIGPFTSIGRGTVIRNAEIEHSSVDSGVVIENVQTRMQDCLIGVKAQVRGGRTLPKTHKLTISDASLVELA from the coding sequence ATGAAAGCTCTTATTCCGGCGGCTGGCCTGGGCACCCGTCTGCGCCCACTGACTTTTACCCGCCCCAAGCCAGTCCTCAGGGTGGCGGGGCAACCCATCATCCGGCACGCGATTCGGACTCTGGCGGCTGCTGGAATCACCGAGATCGGCATCGTGGTCTCCGACATCACCCGTGATGAAATCCAGCACGCCGTGCGTGAAATGCAGGACGTGCAGCTGACACTGATCAACCAGCACGAGCAGCTGGGTCTGGGGCACGCGGTCCTCACCGCCCGGGAGTGGGTGGGGCAGGACGATTTCTGCGTTTACCTGGGAGACAACCTGTTCGAATTCGGCGCCCGGCCCTTTGTCGAAAGCTTCCGGCACAAGCGTCCGGCGGCGCTGATCGCCCTGGTCGAGGTGCCTGATCCGACGGCCTTTGGGGTGGCTGAGCTGGAAGGCGAGGTCATTACCCGTCTGGTGGAAAAGCCCAAGGACCCGCCCAGCAACCTCGCCGTCGCGGGCCTGTACTGCTTTACGCCCCAGATCTTCGAGGTGCTCGACGGCATGCCCCCCTCGGCGCGGGGCGAGTACGAGATCACCGACGGGATTCAGGGCCTGATCGACCGTGGGGGAACGGTCCTGGGGCAACGGGTGAAGGGCTGGTGGAAAGACACGGGGCGCCCGGCGGACCTGCTGGATGCCAACCGGTTGCTGCTCGAGCAGATCGAGACGGACATTCAGGGCGATACGGAGGGTTCCCGAATCACGGGGCGCGTGATCGTCCCCGCCTCGTCGAGGGTGGTGCGCAGCAAAATCGTAGGCCCCGTGATTCTCGGTGAGGACGTGCTGATCGAGGACGCTTACATCGGTCCGTTTACCAGCATCGGCCGCGGCACCGTCATCCGCAACGCCGAAATCGAACACAGTTCGGTGGATTCGGGGGTCGTCATCGAAAACGTCCAGACCCGCATGCAGGACTGCCTGATCGGAGTCAAAGCCCAGGTGCGCGGGGGCCGCACGCTCCCCAAGACCCATAAACTCACTATCAGTGACGCCAGCCTGGTGGAACTCGCGTGA
- a CDS encoding polysaccharide biosynthesis tyrosine autokinase, which yields MAKTTALPQAVRQEISADLQKELQERELRTIELSSRLDLSANGIYTVTAKGPSAAAATVLADAAAQSLLNWDRGRALSSLKRAERSLRAQLAEVDRQLATEDLDEVDRQTLIAARANTQRNLAQTSIQTEGVAGSLELVAPAVEPLRPVAPRPTRNAVLAGLLTLLLGTGLAALRTVTDRTVRGEDDLLQLGFPVLGNIPRLRQRDIVMSGIVRAARAAGLYEAVGFLRVNLLSQLSERQGQRVMVTSTAPGEGKSSLTATLADGLASSGQRVLIIDADLRRGAQQEVWDKYEREHRWVQLCGEGGVRTFQEALRQPEHVQVMEAEANVHVLPAGPGLHDSLALLNRADLGTLLSRWSAGYDLVLIDSPPLLAIADGLVLGKHVDGVLLIAEEGRTSVQMVRQAIRRAQGSGLPMLGFILNKVSASSRDSYSYGYGYSPRKQGAQ from the coding sequence GTGGCAAAGACCACGGCGCTGCCTCAGGCGGTCCGCCAGGAAATCAGCGCGGATCTGCAAAAGGAACTGCAGGAACGTGAGCTGCGGACCATCGAACTCTCGTCGCGACTGGACCTGTCGGCCAATGGGATCTATACGGTGACGGCCAAGGGTCCCAGTGCCGCTGCGGCAACTGTCCTGGCCGACGCTGCGGCGCAGTCGCTGCTCAACTGGGACCGTGGCCGTGCCCTGAGCAGTCTGAAGCGTGCCGAACGCAGCCTGCGTGCCCAGCTGGCCGAGGTGGACCGCCAGCTCGCTACCGAGGATCTCGACGAGGTGGACCGCCAGACCCTGATTGCGGCGCGGGCAAATACCCAGCGCAACCTGGCACAGACTTCGATTCAGACCGAGGGCGTGGCAGGCTCCTTGGAACTGGTCGCTCCTGCCGTCGAGCCACTGCGGCCTGTTGCGCCGCGTCCGACCCGCAACGCCGTTCTGGCGGGCTTGTTGACTCTCTTGCTGGGCACCGGACTGGCGGCTTTGCGGACCGTCACTGACCGTACCGTGCGGGGTGAGGATGACCTCTTGCAACTGGGCTTCCCAGTGCTGGGCAATATCCCGCGTCTACGTCAGCGCGACATCGTCATGAGTGGTATCGTGCGGGCTGCGCGGGCTGCCGGACTGTACGAGGCTGTGGGTTTTCTGCGGGTCAATCTGCTTTCGCAACTTTCGGAGCGGCAGGGACAGCGCGTCATGGTCACTTCGACGGCGCCCGGCGAGGGCAAGAGCAGCCTGACGGCCACCCTGGCCGACGGCCTGGCCAGCAGCGGTCAGCGGGTGCTGATCATTGACGCTGACCTCCGGCGCGGCGCCCAGCAGGAAGTCTGGGACAAGTACGAGCGTGAACATCGCTGGGTACAGCTCTGCGGTGAGGGTGGTGTTCGGACCTTTCAGGAAGCCTTGCGGCAGCCTGAACACGTGCAGGTGATGGAAGCGGAAGCCAACGTTCACGTCCTGCCTGCCGGTCCGGGTCTGCACGACAGCCTCGCCCTGCTCAACCGCGCCGACCTGGGCACCCTGCTCTCGCGCTGGAGCGCGGGCTACGACCTGGTGCTGATCGACAGCCCCCCGCTGCTGGCGATTGCCGATGGCCTGGTGCTCGGCAAGCATGTCGATGGCGTCCTCCTGATCGCCGAAGAAGGGCGGACCAGTGTGCAGATGGTGCGTCAGGCCATCCGCCGCGCTCAGGGCTCAGGCTTGCCCATGCTGGGCTTTATTCTCAATAAGGTGTCGGCGTCCAGTAGAGACTCTTACAGCTACGGCTACGGCTACAGCCCGCGCAAACAGGGCGCTCAGTAA
- a CDS encoding ribokinase: MPSASDLSRPRVVVVGSANLDFVTRLPHLPAPGETVLGEAYSTAPGGKGANQAVACARAGGQVAFFGALGTDPFAEPLLASLRESGVQDWTLRVPAPTGAAFISVSETGENCIVVASGANATLRPERVPPLAGVGWLVLQLEIPLDTVLAAAQAAKSAGARVVLNAAPARPLPAELLRQVDVLVVNEGELRTLAGGGELRGCLRHVQALGPQTVVVTLGERGCLALSGETWTELPAHPVQVRDTTGAGDTFVGVLVAALSRGEALASALRWAVVGSALACGREGAQPAMPWRAELEEALSRWTGA; encoded by the coding sequence TTGCCGAGCGCCTCTGACCTCTCGCGGCCCCGTGTGGTGGTGGTCGGCAGCGCCAACCTCGATTTCGTGACGCGGCTGCCGCATCTGCCTGCGCCCGGCGAAACCGTGCTGGGCGAGGCCTACAGCACCGCGCCCGGCGGCAAGGGGGCCAATCAGGCGGTGGCCTGCGCCCGCGCCGGGGGTCAGGTCGCCTTTTTCGGTGCCCTGGGCACGGACCCCTTTGCCGAGCCGCTGCTCGCCTCGCTGCGTGAAAGTGGGGTGCAGGACTGGACCCTGCGCGTGCCTGCTCCTACGGGCGCGGCGTTTATCAGCGTGTCGGAAACGGGCGAAAACTGCATCGTGGTGGCGTCCGGCGCCAATGCCACGCTGAGGCCCGAACGGGTGCCCCCACTGGCTGGAGTGGGCTGGCTGGTCCTGCAACTGGAGATTCCGCTGGATACTGTGCTGGCCGCTGCTCAGGCGGCGAAGTCGGCGGGCGCCCGGGTGGTGCTCAATGCGGCGCCCGCCCGCCCCCTGCCCGCCGAACTGCTGCGGCAGGTGGACGTGCTGGTCGTCAACGAGGGCGAGTTGCGAACCCTGGCGGGCGGGGGAGAGCTGCGCGGGTGCCTGCGCCATGTTCAGGCCCTGGGACCGCAGACGGTGGTGGTGACCCTGGGGGAACGCGGCTGCCTGGCGTTGAGTGGCGAGACGTGGACCGAGCTGCCCGCCCATCCCGTTCAGGTGCGCGACACGACCGGCGCGGGGGACACCTTTGTCGGTGTGCTGGTCGCCGCGCTGAGCCGGGGTGAAGCTCTGGCCTCGGCGCTGCGCTGGGCGGTGGTGGGCAGTGCCCTCGCCTGTGGCCGTGAGGGCGCCCAGCCCGCAATGCCGTGGCGCGCGGAACTGGAAGAAGCTCTGAGCCGCTGGACGGGGGCTTGA
- a CDS encoding thiolase family protein: protein MSTISDRDVVIVAAVRTPIGAIRGSLSSVRPDDLAALVIREAVARSGVPAGEIEEVIFGCANQAGEDNRNVARMAALLAGLPDTAAGVTVNRLCASGLAAVNMAARAIRNGDGDVYVVGGAESMTRAPLVMPKGAQAFANGNVTAYDTTLGWRFPNPAMQEMFPLEAMGETAENIVERSREGAYKGGEITREDQDAFALESQKRALAAINTGKFRDEIVPVEIKGRKGVTVFDTDEHPRIRKNGEGYELATDEATLAGLRPAFRKGGTVTAGNASGLNDGAAALVLMSAGRAQALGIRPLARWVGGAAAGVEPRVMGLGPIPATRKLLERTGINKDEIDLIELNEAFAAQALACIRELELDQSKVNVNGGAIALGHPLGMSGARLIVALTHELGRRQGRYGLATLCVGVGQGEAALIERVEA from the coding sequence ATGTCCACAATTTCAGACCGTGACGTGGTGATCGTCGCTGCCGTCCGCACGCCCATCGGCGCCATTCGGGGGTCGCTGTCCAGCGTCCGCCCCGACGACCTCGCCGCCCTGGTGATCCGGGAAGCGGTGGCCCGCAGTGGGGTGCCTGCCGGGGAAATCGAGGAAGTGATCTTCGGCTGCGCCAACCAGGCCGGGGAGGACAACCGCAACGTCGCCCGCATGGCCGCGCTGCTCGCCGGGCTGCCCGATACGGCAGCGGGCGTGACCGTCAACCGGCTGTGCGCCTCGGGGCTGGCGGCGGTGAACATGGCCGCCCGTGCCATCCGGAACGGCGACGGCGACGTGTACGTGGTGGGGGGCGCCGAGAGCATGACCCGCGCCCCGCTGGTGATGCCCAAGGGGGCGCAGGCCTTCGCCAACGGCAACGTGACCGCCTACGACACCACGCTCGGCTGGCGCTTTCCCAATCCGGCCATGCAGGAAATGTTCCCGCTGGAAGCGATGGGGGAGACGGCGGAAAACATCGTGGAGCGCAGCCGCGAAGGGGCCTACAAGGGCGGCGAAATCACCCGTGAAGACCAGGACGCCTTCGCGCTCGAATCTCAGAAGCGGGCGCTGGCGGCCATCAACACCGGGAAATTCAGGGACGAAATCGTGCCGGTGGAAATCAAGGGGCGCAAAGGAGTGACGGTGTTCGACACCGACGAGCATCCCCGCATCCGGAAAAATGGCGAGGGGTACGAACTCGCCACCGACGAGGCGACGCTGGCCGGACTCAGGCCCGCCTTCCGTAAGGGCGGCACGGTCACGGCGGGCAACGCCTCGGGCCTCAACGACGGCGCGGCGGCGCTGGTGCTGATGAGCGCGGGACGGGCGCAGGCCCTCGGCATCAGGCCACTGGCCCGCTGGGTGGGCGGCGCGGCGGCGGGGGTCGAGCCGCGTGTGATGGGTCTGGGTCCCATTCCCGCCACCCGCAAGCTGTTAGAGCGCACTGGCATCAATAAGGACGAGATTGACCTGATCGAACTCAACGAGGCATTCGCGGCGCAGGCGCTCGCGTGCATCCGCGAACTCGAACTCGACCAGAGCAAGGTGAACGTGAACGGCGGCGCGATTGCGCTCGGCCACCCTCTCGGCATGAGCGGCGCCCGGCTGATCGTCGCCCTGACCCACGAACTCGGGCGGCGGCAGGGACGCTACGGGCTGGCGACCCTGTGTGTGGGTGTCGGGCAGGGCGAGGCGGCGCTGATCGAGCGGGTGGAAGCGTGA